The Helicobacter pylori genome includes a window with the following:
- a CDS encoding outer membrane beta-barrel protein, protein MKKIALILALWVGLLGAFEPKKSHIYFGAMVGLAPIEITPKPVSDSSYTAFLWGAKGGYQFAFFKALVLRGEFSYLMAIKPTALHTINTSLLSLNIDVLSDFYTYKKYSFGVYGGLGIGYFYQSNHLGMKNSSFMGYNGLFNVGLGSTIDHHHRVELGAKIPFSNTRNSFKNSYFLESVFIQAAYSYAF, encoded by the coding sequence ATGAAAAAAATTGCTTTAATCTTGGCTTTATGGGTGGGCTTGTTAGGGGCGTTTGAGCCTAAAAAAAGCCATATTTATTTTGGGGCTATGGTGGGTTTGGCCCCTATTGAAATAACCCCAAAACCCGTTAGCGATTCTTCTTATACGGCTTTTTTATGGGGGGCTAAAGGGGGGTATCAATTCGCTTTTTTTAAAGCTCTAGTGCTAAGGGGTGAATTTTCTTACCTTATGGCGATAAAACCCACCGCATTGCACACGATTAACACTTCTTTATTGAGTTTAAATATTGATGTGTTAAGCGATTTTTACACTTACAAAAAATACAGCTTTGGGGTGTATGGGGGGCTTGGGATAGGGTATTTTTATCAAAGCAACCATTTAGGCATGAAAAATAGTTCGTTTATGGGTTATAACGGCTTGTTTAATGTGGGGCTTGGCAGCACGATTGATCACCACCACCGCGTAGAGCTTGGGGCTAAAATCCCTTTTTCAAACACCAGAAATTCTTTTAAAAATTCTTATTTTTTAGAGAGCGTTTTTATCCAGGCGGCTTATAGTTACGCTTTTTAA